One segment of Pseudobacteriovorax antillogorgiicola DNA contains the following:
- a CDS encoding DUF4157 domain-containing protein produces the protein MLVLRKPGFLTKIILFSISLCLVACQETGYQSHLDSQVSEWEQIDPDLLTSVTNCTGQDFSFVRYATGIDTMHGLAITINHKIYFTKDTLSKKTLFHELMHVLHWQRGDFELSYGAAQTVGFLQGALLFESPAGHRHSFYEKEAREFSARVLDCMQFENS, from the coding sequence ATGCTGGTTCTACGGAAACCTGGTTTTCTCACAAAAATCATTCTATTTTCTATTTCCCTATGCTTAGTGGCTTGCCAAGAAACAGGTTATCAATCTCACCTCGACTCGCAAGTTAGCGAGTGGGAGCAGATTGACCCAGATCTGCTGACAAGTGTTACAAACTGCACCGGTCAAGACTTCTCGTTTGTTCGCTATGCGACAGGAATCGATACGATGCACGGCCTAGCGATTACAATTAATCACAAAATCTACTTCACCAAAGATACACTGAGCAAGAAAACTCTGTTCCATGAGCTGATGCATGTTCTTCATTGGCAACGAGGTGACTTCGAACTTAGTTATGGTGCTGCCCAGACTGTTGGCTTTCTTCAAGGAGCCCTCCTATTTGAAAGTCCGGCTGGTCACCGCCACTCCTTCTATGAGAAAGAGGCTAGGGAATTCAGTGCACGGGTTCTGGATTGCATGCAGTTCGAGAACTCGTAA
- a CDS encoding methyl-accepting chemotaxis protein codes for MEHGKNWEKLRLKAMLFLIAVLDPLSLASMHLTAGVEVNMFYLLPTSIVALVFLFNSGNRNLFRHVPKLILAAGIVSHINILSIAHNANYSAYLCSVIVVNCACYFLGQGGFRYCVGFAIAACVIDPIYLILKDGFPFAISSYMHTITTLFIVEGVIMWIYFGYQQKMGLIRTILVEQVGSERQTSHVLLKTSDRLDQTVQSQSGALQETTASVDEIKSIAEHNLGQLREANKIMESFFETIREAASSRTEIENSLSSVTIEIDKLHGVVEDNKAKFEELSKVLQEISNITKMVNDIVFQTKLLSFNASVEATRAGDEGKGFSVVAEEVGVLAQSSGKAATDISRIVNESLSLFDSVKDELSSKMDAAQSNVSKHIEVVSANVRRNSEILDKVSDKSSEVKDINSSVIRAITEIDTGLAQIVEAMRILNSDNDHILNSTEDTKGSVTNINSQVRRSEELMEDLKPMVSPFDEAA; via the coding sequence ATGGAACATGGCAAGAATTGGGAGAAACTGCGGCTCAAGGCAATGCTATTTCTCATTGCGGTGCTCGACCCATTAAGCTTAGCAAGTATGCACTTGACCGCAGGGGTAGAGGTCAACATGTTTTATCTCCTGCCTACATCTATAGTAGCGCTGGTTTTTCTCTTTAACTCAGGAAATCGAAATCTTTTTCGCCATGTGCCCAAATTAATTTTGGCGGCGGGAATCGTCTCTCATATTAATATTCTATCGATCGCTCATAACGCAAATTATTCAGCCTATCTTTGCTCGGTGATTGTGGTGAATTGTGCTTGCTACTTTCTTGGTCAAGGTGGGTTCCGATACTGTGTTGGCTTTGCTATAGCGGCTTGTGTGATAGACCCGATCTACTTGATTTTGAAGGATGGTTTTCCGTTTGCAATATCTAGCTATATGCATACGATCACCACACTCTTTATCGTTGAGGGTGTGATCATGTGGATTTACTTTGGCTATCAGCAGAAGATGGGGCTCATCCGCACTATTTTAGTGGAACAAGTCGGTAGTGAGCGGCAGACGTCCCATGTTTTGCTGAAGACATCAGATCGGCTTGATCAAACTGTTCAGTCTCAGTCAGGGGCATTACAAGAGACGACAGCAAGCGTCGATGAGATCAAATCTATTGCAGAACACAATCTTGGTCAGCTTCGGGAAGCGAATAAAATTATGGAATCTTTCTTCGAAACGATCAGGGAAGCAGCCTCGTCGCGAACCGAAATTGAAAATAGCCTCAGTTCTGTAACTATTGAAATTGATAAGTTACACGGTGTTGTTGAAGATAATAAGGCGAAATTCGAAGAGCTTTCGAAGGTTTTGCAGGAGATTAGCAATATCACTAAGATGGTCAATGACATCGTGTTTCAAACCAAGCTTCTGTCTTTCAATGCTTCAGTCGAAGCCACCCGTGCTGGGGACGAGGGTAAAGGGTTTTCTGTTGTGGCTGAAGAAGTTGGTGTCCTCGCCCAGAGCAGCGGAAAGGCAGCCACCGATATTTCACGGATTGTTAATGAAAGCCTATCGCTTTTCGATAGTGTGAAGGATGAACTATCCAGCAAGATGGATGCTGCTCAATCCAATGTGTCGAAGCATATTGAAGTTGTTAGTGCTAATGTCAGGAGAAACTCTGAAATCTTGGATAAGGTCAGCGATAAGTCTTCCGAAGTGAAAGATATCAATAGCTCGGTGATCCGTGCTATTACAGAAATTGATACTGGCTTAGCTCAGATTGTGGAAGCCATGCGTATCCTTAATAGTGATAACGACCATATTCTGAATTCAACCGAAGATACCAAAGGCAGTGTGACCAACATCAATTCACAAGTGAGGAGGTCAGAGGAGTTGATGGAAGACCTGAAACCTATGGTATCTCCCTTTGATGAGGCTGCTTGA